The following proteins come from a genomic window of Vallitaleaceae bacterium 9-2:
- a CDS encoding glutamine synthetase III, with protein sequence MNVTDIFGKNVFNDVVMKERLPKDTYKALKRTLDLGEALSEDVADVVANAMKDWAIEKGATHYTHWFQPMTGKTAEKHDSFIEPTGEGSVIMEFSGKQLIQGEPDASSFPNGGLRATFEARGYTAWDATSPAFLKDDTLCIPTAFCSYSGEALDKKTPLLRSMEAIDKQALRILRLFGDTTTKKVTTTLGPEQEYFLVDKRLYQQRKDLIFTGRTLFGAKPPKGQELDDHYFGSIKERISAFMKEIDVELWKLGIASKTKHNEVAPAQHEMAPIFTTANIATDHNQLVMDMITKVAQHHELACLLHEKPFAGVNGSGKHNNWSMSTPTANLLSPGRTPHSNAQFLTFLVAIIAAVDEYAPLLRLTAANAGNEHRLGANEAPPAIISIFLGEQLTDIIDQIKSGALTSSKEASTMKLGVTTLPDFPKDVTDRNRTSPFAFTGNRFEFRMVGSNQSISGASITLNTILAEVLSRIADKLEKAEDFETELSHILEELVKEHYNIIFNGDGYSEEWVEEAKRRGLPNIKTTPEAISVFNRPEYIEVFERHHVFTAQEVNARQEILFEEYSKNINIEALTMIEVARREIMPAVMEYMGVLSNSIISVKSAVPSADVSVQTQLVEQISKLLKEVSDQVDALEATVERVHDGIEDYEEQAHAYKFEVFPVMEALRKPCDELEVIVSEEFWPFPTYSDLLFRV encoded by the coding sequence ATTTTTGGGAAAAATGTATTTAATGATGTTGTAATGAAGGAACGTCTTCCAAAGGATACGTATAAGGCGCTAAAAAGAACTCTAGACTTGGGTGAAGCGCTTTCTGAAGACGTCGCAGATGTGGTTGCAAATGCAATGAAGGATTGGGCAATTGAAAAAGGTGCAACCCATTATACACATTGGTTTCAACCAATGACAGGAAAGACTGCTGAAAAGCATGATTCGTTTATTGAACCGACAGGAGAAGGCTCTGTAATTATGGAGTTTTCAGGCAAACAATTGATCCAAGGGGAACCAGATGCTTCATCTTTTCCAAATGGTGGATTACGTGCGACATTTGAAGCAAGAGGCTATACAGCATGGGATGCGACATCACCTGCATTTTTAAAAGATGATACGTTGTGTATTCCTACAGCTTTTTGTTCCTACAGTGGCGAAGCACTGGATAAGAAGACACCTTTGTTACGTTCAATGGAAGCTATAGATAAGCAAGCCTTAAGAATATTAAGACTCTTTGGAGATACAACGACAAAAAAAGTAACTACAACCCTTGGACCGGAACAAGAATACTTTCTTGTAGATAAGCGATTATATCAACAACGAAAGGACTTGATCTTTACAGGACGAACATTGTTTGGTGCAAAACCTCCAAAGGGACAAGAATTAGATGACCATTATTTTGGAAGTATAAAAGAGCGTATTTCTGCATTTATGAAAGAAATTGATGTGGAACTATGGAAATTAGGTATTGCATCAAAGACAAAGCATAATGAAGTTGCTCCTGCACAACATGAGATGGCGCCAATCTTTACAACGGCAAATATTGCAACAGACCATAATCAATTGGTTATGGATATGATTACAAAAGTTGCGCAGCATCATGAACTTGCATGTCTATTACACGAAAAACCATTTGCAGGGGTTAATGGATCGGGAAAACATAACAACTGGTCTATGAGCACTCCAACAGCTAATTTGTTATCTCCAGGAAGAACGCCTCATTCAAATGCTCAGTTTTTAACATTTTTAGTGGCTATCATTGCAGCGGTTGATGAGTATGCGCCATTGCTTCGCTTGACAGCAGCCAATGCAGGTAATGAACATCGCCTTGGTGCAAATGAAGCGCCACCGGCAATTATTTCTATTTTCCTTGGTGAGCAATTAACGGATATTATTGATCAAATCAAGTCTGGGGCATTAACATCAAGTAAAGAAGCGAGTACGATGAAATTAGGCGTGACAACATTGCCGGATTTCCCAAAAGATGTTACTGACCGTAATCGAACATCACCTTTTGCATTTACCGGTAATCGCTTTGAATTTAGAATGGTTGGATCGAATCAATCCATTTCGGGAGCGAGTATTACGCTAAATACAATTTTGGCGGAAGTCTTATCCCGAATTGCAGATAAATTAGAAAAAGCAGAAGACTTCGAAACCGAGCTTAGCCATATTTTAGAAGAGCTTGTCAAAGAACATTATAATATTATCTTTAATGGTGATGGTTATTCTGAAGAGTGGGTAGAGGAAGCCAAGAGACGAGGCTTACCAAATATTAAGACGACGCCAGAAGCAATTAGTGTCTTTAACCGACCTGAATACATTGAAGTCTTTGAACGTCATCATGTTTTCACAGCTCAAGAAGTCAATGCACGACAAGAGATATTATTTGAAGAATATTCAAAAAATATTAATATCGAAGCATTAACGATGATTGAAGTTGCACGACGTGAAATTATGCCGGCAGTTATGGAATATATGGGTGTATTATCCAATTCAATTATTTCAGTTAAATCAGCAGTTCCAAGTGCAGATGTTTCGGTTCAGACACAGCTGGTTGAACAAATCTCAAAATTATTAAAAGAGGTGAGTGATCAAGTCGATGCATTGGAAGCTACGGTAGAACGCGTTCATGATGGAATCGAAGATTATGAAGAACAAGCCCATGCGTATAAGTTTGAAGTCTTTCCGGTAATGGAAGCGTTGCGTAAGCCTTGTGATGAATTAGAAGTGATTGTATCTGAGGAATTTTGGCCATTTCCAACGTATTCAGATTTATTGTTTAGAGTATAA
- the arsB gene encoding ACR3 family arsenite efflux transporter, producing MKKQKLEGMSFFERYLSLWVILCMLLGIGIGKYLPMIPRFFGKFEVANVSIPIAILIWLMIYPMMMKVDFKSVKDVGKNPKGLFVTWVVNWLIKPFTMFGIAYLFFNIIFKEWITPELASDYLAGAVLLGAAPCTAMVFVWSHLTKGNPAYTVVQVATNDLIILIAFTPIVAFLLGVSGFVVPWMTLILSVVLFVVIPLTGGVITRHIIIKNKGETYFNNTFLPKFNHVTIGGLLITLVLIFSFQGHVILENPLHILLIAIPLILQTILIFGLGYGISRVLKLPHAIAAPAAMIGASNFFELAVAVAIALFGAQSPVALATIVGVLVEVPVMLMLVRFANNTTEWFLNAKN from the coding sequence ATGAAAAAACAAAAATTAGAAGGTATGAGTTTTTTTGAGCGGTATTTATCTTTATGGGTGATTCTTTGTATGCTTTTAGGAATTGGTATTGGAAAATATTTGCCGATGATACCAAGATTTTTTGGGAAGTTTGAAGTCGCCAATGTATCTATTCCGATTGCAATCTTAATTTGGCTGATGATTTATCCAATGATGATGAAAGTAGATTTTAAAAGTGTGAAAGATGTAGGGAAAAATCCTAAAGGATTGTTTGTGACATGGGTTGTTAATTGGTTGATAAAACCTTTTACTATGTTTGGAATTGCCTATCTTTTCTTTAATATTATCTTTAAGGAGTGGATTACTCCAGAGTTAGCATCAGATTATTTGGCAGGAGCGGTGTTACTTGGAGCAGCACCTTGTACTGCAATGGTCTTCGTATGGAGCCATTTGACGAAAGGAAATCCCGCGTATACAGTTGTTCAAGTGGCAACCAATGACTTGATTATCTTAATTGCATTTACACCGATTGTTGCTTTTTTGCTTGGGGTCAGTGGTTTTGTAGTTCCTTGGATGACATTGATTCTCTCTGTCGTTCTCTTTGTCGTTATTCCTCTTACCGGTGGAGTAATCACACGTCACATCATCATAAAAAATAAAGGAGAAACCTATTTTAATAATACGTTCCTCCCTAAATTCAACCATGTTACAATTGGTGGATTGTTGATTACACTTGTACTTATTTTTTCTTTTCAAGGACATGTAATCTTAGAAAATCCATTGCATATTCTCTTAATTGCCATTCCATTGATTCTTCAGACTATTTTGATTTTTGGTCTTGGTTATGGAATAAGCCGTGTACTAAAATTGCCACATGCTATTGCTGCACCGGCAGCAATGATTGGTGCTTCCAACTTTTTTGAGTTGGCAGTGGCAGTGGCTATTGCACTTTTTGGTGCTCAAAGCCCGGTTGCATTAGCAACTATTGTTGGAGTATTAGTTGAAGTACCAGTTATGTTGATGTTGGTTCGATTTGCAAATAATACGACAGAGTGGTTCTTAAACGCAAAAAACTAA
- a CDS encoding pyridoxal phosphate-dependent aminotransferase translates to MQYNFDTIIPRNDTNSLKYDYATRRGLPDDVLPLWVADMDFASPPAVMDALIEKSQHGIYGYSDNDHQYEDILTQWFSSQYHWTIKPQWLIKTPGVVFAINMAIHAYTKENDSILIQEPVYYPFRDSIENNHRNVVVNELIYTKDHTYIIDFEDFEKKIEEHKVKLFILSNPHNPVGRVFTKEELTRLGNICLKHNVYVIADEIHQDFIYPGHQHIVFSSIQDSFAQISITCTSPSKTFNLAGLQLSNIFIPNPTLRKAFKKALACSGYSQPNIMGLISCQAAYANGHDWLNQLRIYLLENLAFTREYLKTHLPNVRLIEPEGTYLVWLDFSALGLSDTAIKEKMLYEAKVWLDDGLMFGQAGQGFQRINIACPRTILEQALGQIATAFK, encoded by the coding sequence ATGCAATATAACTTTGACACAATCATCCCAAGAAACGATACAAACTCTTTAAAATATGACTATGCCACGCGCCGCGGACTTCCTGATGATGTCCTGCCCCTTTGGGTTGCCGACATGGACTTTGCATCCCCCCCAGCCGTGATGGACGCCCTCATCGAAAAATCCCAACACGGCATCTATGGATATTCTGATAACGATCATCAATACGAAGACATCTTAACCCAATGGTTTTCTTCCCAATACCATTGGACTATAAAGCCCCAATGGCTTATCAAAACACCTGGCGTTGTTTTTGCTATTAATATGGCCATTCATGCCTATACAAAAGAAAACGACAGCATTCTTATCCAAGAACCTGTCTATTATCCGTTTCGTGATTCTATTGAAAACAATCATCGTAATGTTGTTGTTAATGAGTTAATCTATACCAAAGATCATACCTATATCATTGATTTTGAAGATTTCGAAAAAAAAATAGAGGAACACAAGGTCAAACTCTTCATCTTGAGCAATCCCCACAATCCTGTCGGACGCGTATTTACCAAAGAAGAACTCACACGCTTAGGCAATATATGCCTTAAGCATAATGTTTATGTGATTGCCGATGAAATTCATCAAGACTTTATCTACCCAGGTCATCAACATATTGTATTTTCAAGTATTCAAGATAGCTTCGCCCAAATATCAATTACTTGTACCTCTCCATCAAAAACCTTTAATTTAGCCGGTCTTCAACTTTCCAATATCTTCATTCCAAACCCGACGCTAAGAAAAGCATTTAAAAAAGCTCTTGCATGTTCAGGGTACAGCCAACCAAATATTATGGGGCTAATTTCTTGTCAGGCCGCTTATGCCAATGGGCATGATTGGCTTAACCAACTTCGCATCTACCTACTTGAAAACCTTGCGTTCACACGCGAATACTTAAAGACACACCTTCCTAACGTTCGTTTGATTGAGCCTGAAGGTACTTATCTTGTCTGGCTTGACTTTTCCGCACTTGGATTATCCGACACTGCCATCAAAGAAAAAATGCTCTATGAAGCCAAGGTCTGGCTAGATGATGGATTAATGTTTGGACAGGCAGGTCAAGGTTTTCAGCGTATAAATATAGCTTGTCCAAGAACAATCCTTGAACAAGCTTTAGGTCAAATCGCTACTGCCTTTAAATAA
- a CDS encoding PLP-dependent aspartate aminotransferase family protein yields MKKNNAFNTLCVHNAQAFPHDHTGAISTPIYQSATFVHPSVGQSTGYDYSRLQNPTREQLETLICNLEGGYDALAFSSGMAAITAVFQLFKPGDHIITSLDLYGGSHRLFDYLSHQYNLEFSYVDTTSPSLVSSAITPKTKALYIETPSNPMMHITDLSAMSTIARTHDLLFIVDNTFLTPYLQKPFQFGANIILHSGTKFLSGHNDTLSGFVIVDDAHLSEQLRYLIKTVGSALAPFDSWLMIRGIKTLALRMDAQEKNARQLAVWLESHPKITKVFYAGLPNHPGYHTMQKQCSGFGSMISFECASSFIATYILNHTSIIHYAESLGGVETLITYPMLQTHADIPEQERNKKGINDRLLRLSVGIEAIDDLIHEFDTILKEAN; encoded by the coding sequence ATGAAAAAAAATAACGCTTTCAACACCTTATGTGTACACAATGCTCAAGCCTTCCCCCATGACCATACCGGAGCCATCAGTACGCCCATATATCAGTCAGCTACTTTTGTGCATCCAAGCGTCGGCCAAAGCACTGGATACGATTATTCACGACTCCAAAACCCAACTAGGGAGCAACTCGAAACACTTATATGCAATCTAGAAGGTGGCTATGATGCACTTGCCTTTTCTTCTGGCATGGCTGCTATTACAGCCGTCTTTCAATTGTTTAAACCTGGAGATCACATTATTACCTCATTAGATCTATACGGAGGCTCACACCGCCTGTTCGATTATTTGAGTCATCAGTACAATCTTGAATTTAGCTATGTTGATACAACTAGCCCATCCCTTGTAAGCTCTGCTATAACCCCCAAAACCAAAGCGCTGTATATTGAAACTCCTTCAAACCCGATGATGCATATTACCGACTTAAGTGCCATGTCTACAATCGCTCGTACTCACGACCTACTATTTATTGTAGATAACACCTTTTTAACACCATATCTTCAAAAGCCTTTTCAATTTGGTGCTAATATCATTCTTCACAGTGGTACAAAATTTTTGAGCGGACATAACGATACACTATCTGGATTTGTCATTGTTGACGATGCCCACCTTAGTGAACAATTACGCTATCTAATAAAAACAGTGGGTTCAGCACTTGCTCCCTTTGACAGTTGGCTAATGATTCGTGGCATAAAAACCCTTGCTTTACGTATGGATGCACAGGAAAAAAATGCACGTCAACTAGCCGTTTGGCTCGAATCACACCCAAAAATCACAAAGGTTTTTTACGCAGGATTACCCAACCACCCTGGGTATCACACTATGCAAAAGCAATGCAGTGGATTTGGCTCAATGATTTCCTTTGAATGCGCCAGCTCTTTTATTGCAACCTACATCTTAAACCATACATCCATTATCCACTATGCTGAAAGTCTTGGTGGTGTTGAAACCTTAATCACCTATCCTATGTTACAAACCCATGCAGATATTCCTGAACAGGAGCGTAATAAAAAAGGGATCAATGACCGCTTACTACGTTTATCTGTCGGAATAGAGGCTATAGATGACCTCATTCATGAATTTGACACCATTTTAAAGGAGGCAAATTAA
- the cysK gene encoding cysteine synthase A, translated as MKNVYSNLNELVGKTPLVEISRYAKLNELDANIIVKLESFNPGGSVKDRIAKAMIEDAEQKGILKEDSVIIEPTSGNTGIGLAYIGASKGYRVILTMPESMSVERRNILKAYGAELVLTPAAGGMKSAIEKAKQLHEEIENSFIPGQFINPVNPEIHRKTSGPEIWEDTEGAIDIFVAGVGTGGTITGVGEYLKSKNKNIQVVAVEPTGSPVLSGGSSGPHKIQGIGAGFIPEILNTAIYDEVIQIENDEAFIASRQLSKSEGILVGISSGAAVAAAAKLASRPENTGKNIVVFLPDTGERYLSTPLFS; from the coding sequence ATGAAAAATGTATATAGTAATTTAAACGAGCTTGTAGGTAAAACCCCTTTAGTTGAGATTAGTCGATATGCAAAATTAAATGAGCTTGATGCGAATATTATTGTAAAGTTAGAGAGCTTTAATCCAGGCGGAAGTGTAAAAGACCGTATTGCAAAAGCGATGATTGAAGATGCAGAACAAAAAGGAATATTAAAAGAAGATTCTGTCATTATTGAACCGACCAGCGGAAATACGGGGATTGGATTAGCATATATTGGCGCGTCAAAAGGATACCGTGTAATTTTGACTATGCCTGAGTCCATGAGTGTCGAACGAAGAAATATTCTAAAAGCCTACGGTGCTGAACTTGTTCTGACTCCGGCAGCTGGAGGAATGAAAAGTGCTATAGAAAAAGCTAAACAATTACATGAAGAAATTGAAAACTCATTTATTCCAGGTCAATTTATTAACCCGGTAAACCCTGAGATACATCGAAAAACATCAGGACCTGAGATATGGGAAGATACAGAAGGTGCGATTGACATATTTGTCGCAGGTGTTGGAACCGGCGGAACGATAACAGGAGTTGGAGAATATCTGAAGTCAAAGAATAAAAACATCCAAGTCGTTGCTGTGGAACCAACTGGATCTCCGGTTTTATCTGGAGGAAGTTCAGGACCCCATAAAATTCAAGGGATTGGTGCAGGATTTATACCGGAAATTCTAAATACAGCAATTTATGATGAAGTGATTCAAATAGAAAATGACGAAGCCTTTATAGCTAGTCGACAACTATCAAAATCTGAAGGGATTCTTGTAGGTATATCATCCGGTGCGGCAGTTGCGGCAGCAGCAAAGTTAGCCAGTCGACCGGAAAATACAGGTAAAAATATCGTTGTTTTCTTACCGGATACGGGAGAACGTTATTTATCCACACCACTATTTTCCTAA
- a CDS encoding YigZ family protein yields MERFTTLKNQQEAEIVVKKSRFIGIAFPCDSVDVFEKEVERIQRKYPGARHYCYAYRFLENIINERYQDDKEPSGTAGLPILEVLRHHDVLQCAVVVVRYFGGTLLGTGGLSRAYSDAARDALAASIFITQVKAVECEIRADYHFSGKIDYYLNTENIPVVDTQYADQVTYTVVVEKEQYDQVENDLKNIAANNIQFVYMRDVSGYYEGKDFIEVQ; encoded by the coding sequence ATGGAGCGATTTACAACACTAAAAAATCAACAAGAGGCAGAAATAGTCGTAAAAAAATCTCGCTTTATCGGTATTGCATTTCCATGTGACTCGGTTGACGTATTTGAAAAAGAAGTAGAACGCATACAGAGAAAATATCCCGGAGCCCGTCATTACTGCTATGCCTATCGCTTTCTTGAAAATATTATTAATGAACGTTATCAAGATGATAAGGAACCTTCGGGAACAGCAGGACTTCCAATACTAGAAGTTTTACGTCATCACGATGTACTTCAATGTGCAGTCGTGGTGGTGCGTTATTTTGGAGGAACGCTTCTAGGAACAGGAGGACTATCAAGGGCTTATTCTGATGCGGCAAGAGATGCATTAGCAGCATCAATTTTTATTACACAAGTTAAAGCTGTGGAATGTGAAATCAGAGCGGACTATCACTTTAGCGGAAAAATTGACTATTATTTAAATACAGAAAACATTCCTGTTGTGGACACACAATATGCTGATCAAGTAACGTATACTGTTGTAGTTGAAAAAGAGCAGTATGATCAAGTGGAAAATGATTTGAAAAATATAGCGGCCAATAACATACAATTTGTTTATATGCGAGATGTCTCAGGATATTATGAAGGTAAAGACTTTATTGAGGTACAATAA
- the xylA gene encoding xylose isomerase: MKEYFESIGKIQFEGPKSTNPLAYKYYDADRVVAGKPMKEHLRFAMSYWHTMTAAGVDPFGMGTMERSYNSLEGMELAKARVHAAFEFMEKLGMEYFCFHDIDIAPEGDSLQEKLDNLDQIVDVIEEKMQETGIKCLWGTTNAFGHPRFMHGASTSPNADVFAFAAAQVKKALEITHRLKGENYVFWGGREGYETLLNTDVALENDNLARFLKMAKDYARKIGYTGQFLIEPKPKEPTKHQYDFDAMTVLGFLRKYDLIDDFKLNIEANHATLAGHTFQHELLISRINGALGSIDANQGDMLLGWDTDQFPTNIYDATMCMYEVLKNGGIAPGGLNFDAKVRRGSFQADDLFISYIVGMDTFAKGLLVADKLYSDGILEDFVAKRYVSYTDGIGKKILDGTTDFEELAAYAVDHDQIQNTSGRQEMLEDIVNRYIYLTQ; the protein is encoded by the coding sequence ATGAAAGAATATTTTGAAAGTATAGGAAAGATTCAATTTGAAGGACCAAAGTCAACGAATCCATTGGCATATAAATACTATGACGCGGATCGAGTAGTTGCAGGTAAGCCAATGAAAGAACACTTGCGTTTTGCAATGAGTTATTGGCATACAATGACCGCAGCAGGTGTAGATCCATTTGGAATGGGTACCATGGAGCGATCATACAATAGCCTTGAGGGAATGGAATTAGCAAAAGCTCGTGTACATGCAGCTTTTGAATTTATGGAAAAACTTGGTATGGAATATTTTTGCTTTCATGATATTGATATTGCACCTGAAGGAGATTCATTACAAGAAAAACTCGATAATTTAGATCAAATTGTTGATGTTATCGAAGAAAAAATGCAAGAGACAGGCATCAAATGCTTATGGGGAACTACCAATGCGTTTGGACATCCTCGATTTATGCATGGAGCATCTACATCACCAAATGCCGATGTTTTTGCATTTGCAGCAGCACAAGTTAAAAAAGCTCTCGAAATTACCCATCGTTTAAAAGGCGAAAACTATGTGTTCTGGGGTGGTCGTGAAGGATATGAGACACTTCTTAATACAGATGTTGCACTTGAAAATGATAACTTGGCAAGATTTTTGAAAATGGCAAAAGACTATGCGAGAAAGATTGGATATACAGGACAATTTTTGATTGAACCAAAGCCAAAAGAGCCTACAAAACATCAGTATGATTTTGATGCTATGACGGTTTTAGGATTCTTAAGAAAATACGACTTAATCGATGACTTTAAGCTAAATATAGAAGCTAATCATGCAACACTTGCAGGGCACACATTCCAACATGAATTACTTATTTCACGTATTAACGGTGCACTGGGTTCAATTGATGCTAACCAAGGCGACATGCTTTTAGGATGGGATACGGATCAGTTCCCAACAAATATTTATGATGCGACAATGTGTATGTATGAAGTATTAAAAAATGGTGGAATTGCTCCCGGAGGATTAAACTTTGATGCCAAAGTACGTCGTGGGTCATTCCAAGCAGATGATTTATTCATTTCCTATATTGTTGGAATGGATACTTTTGCTAAAGGACTTCTTGTAGCTGACAAATTATATAGTGATGGTATCTTAGAAGATTTTGTCGCTAAACGTTATGTCTCATATACTGATGGAATCGGTAAAAAAATCCTAGACGGAACAACAGACTTTGAAGAATTAGCAGCTTATGCTGTTGATCATGACCAGATTCAAAATACTTCAGGACGTCAAGAAATGTTAGAAGACATTGTTAATCGCTATATCTACTTAACACAATAA
- a CDS encoding ROK family transcriptional regulator, whose amino-acid sequence MTKFGTFSQEQIKEINRVNVINAIRNNKETTKHEVSRILKLSIPTVTSNINALIKEGFVYESGVAQSTGGRKPVLLSFNENARFSFGVNITLDHMTIILMNLNGEIIESQVFDYLPNRNFDQVVTQIKETILNILKKRQISKKKVVGIGLSLPGLVDEDKLILDSAPNLGVKEYDFHSFQEALGIQVYVENEANIAAYGETLQGNHKNMSNVVYISITEGVGTGIIINNQIYKSANKKAGEFGHMRISDENLQCNCGRTGCWELFASKRALIRYFFEETGQSEEDLSVLLSDDNLQKPAVKAVLQKYFDYLFIGIENIVLGLNPEYVIIGGELGKYKQQLLQFINEEKQLKSSYMVYEGTRIIFSDLADQASVIGAALLPQQSIFYHHNNVI is encoded by the coding sequence ATGACAAAGTTTGGAACATTCAGTCAAGAACAAATCAAAGAAATCAATCGAGTTAATGTTATCAATGCTATCAGAAATAACAAAGAGACGACAAAGCATGAAGTGTCAAGAATACTTAAGCTAAGTATACCGACAGTGACATCTAACATTAATGCGTTGATAAAAGAGGGGTTTGTTTATGAATCGGGTGTGGCTCAATCAACAGGTGGACGCAAACCAGTTTTGTTAAGCTTTAATGAAAATGCTAGATTTTCTTTTGGAGTCAATATTACGTTGGATCATATGACGATTATTTTGATGAATCTTAATGGAGAAATTATTGAATCACAGGTATTTGACTATTTGCCTAATCGTAATTTTGATCAAGTGGTGACACAGATAAAGGAAACTATTTTAAATATATTAAAAAAACGTCAGATTTCTAAGAAAAAAGTCGTCGGAATTGGATTGTCTTTGCCGGGACTTGTTGATGAGGATAAACTGATTTTAGACAGTGCTCCAAATCTTGGAGTCAAAGAATATGACTTTCATTCATTTCAAGAAGCTCTTGGAATTCAAGTATATGTGGAAAATGAAGCGAATATTGCAGCTTATGGAGAGACTTTACAGGGAAACCATAAAAACATGAGTAATGTTGTCTATATATCGATAACAGAAGGTGTAGGGACAGGGATTATTATCAACAACCAAATCTATAAAAGCGCCAATAAAAAAGCGGGAGAATTTGGACATATGCGTATTTCTGATGAGAATCTTCAATGCAATTGTGGACGTACTGGATGTTGGGAGTTGTTTGCTTCAAAACGCGCATTGATTCGATACTTTTTTGAAGAAACCGGGCAATCAGAAGAAGACCTTTCGGTATTACTTTCTGATGATAACCTTCAAAAACCTGCCGTCAAAGCGGTACTTCAAAAATATTTTGATTATTTATTTATCGGTATAGAAAATATTGTACTAGGCTTAAATCCTGAATATGTGATTATTGGTGGAGAGCTTGGGAAATATAAGCAGCAATTACTTCAATTTATCAATGAAGAAAAACAATTAAAAAGTTCATATATGGTATATGAAGGGACACGTATTATCTTCTCTGATTTAGCAGATCAAGCTTCTGTTATTGGAGCGGCATTATTGCCGCAGCAATCTATTTTCTATCACCATAACAATGTAATTTAA